The following proteins come from a genomic window of Maribacter sp. HTCC2170:
- a CDS encoding FMN-binding protein has translation MQRSKTFFVLLMTISFLLVGFGLPKTVEKKVRKELQRTFQIENFDLSPIQVSDELNEELPMKIKGNNFFRISSSDKHLGFMFVDKARSKTAEFDYLVVFDNELAIVHSKVLIYREEYGGEIGSKRWLKQFMGKTGSDRVDHEKNIDGIAGATISVRSMTSSIDDLLQTIGLLQNNQIL, from the coding sequence ATGCAAAGGTCAAAGACATTTTTCGTTTTACTGATGACAATCTCATTTCTGCTGGTAGGTTTTGGATTGCCCAAAACTGTTGAGAAAAAGGTTAGGAAAGAACTTCAAAGAACCTTTCAAATAGAGAATTTTGATTTGAGCCCAATTCAAGTTTCAGATGAATTGAATGAGGAACTTCCTATGAAAATAAAAGGAAACAATTTTTTTAGGATTTCAAGTAGTGACAAACACCTTGGTTTCATGTTCGTGGATAAAGCAAGGAGTAAAACAGCTGAATTTGATTATTTGGTTGTTTTTGACAATGAACTGGCTATTGTGCATTCAAAAGTCCTGATATATCGCGAAGAATATGGAGGGGAAATAGGCAGTAAAAGGTGGCTTAAACAGTTCATGGGTAAAACAGGAAGTGATAGAGTTGATCATGAAAAAAATATTGATGGTATTGCGGGCGCAACCATATCTGTAAGATCAATGACCTCTTCAATTGATGACCTTTTGCAAACTATTGGCTTATTACAAAATAATCAAATCCTGTAA
- a CDS encoding thioredoxin family protein — protein sequence MKQNVSFIKKFSIFLFVGLISATVYGQDVKWLSWNEAVELTKTEKNPKKVFIDVYTDWCGWCKKMDKDTFQNPEVATYMAANFYMVKMDGEGKEPIDYNGKTFKFIPSGRKGYHELAAALMQGKLSYPTTIFLDEKMNMLSPVPGYQKPDPFLNIARYFGDDIYLEKDWKTYSGQGK from the coding sequence ATGAAGCAAAACGTGTCTTTCATAAAGAAATTTTCTATTTTTTTATTTGTCGGATTGATTTCCGCTACTGTCTATGGGCAAGATGTCAAATGGCTTAGCTGGAATGAAGCAGTTGAACTTACCAAAACCGAAAAAAACCCAAAGAAGGTTTTCATTGATGTTTACACGGATTGGTGCGGCTGGTGTAAAAAAATGGATAAAGACACTTTCCAGAATCCAGAAGTAGCGACTTATATGGCAGCTAATTTTTATATGGTAAAAATGGATGGTGAGGGAAAAGAACCCATTGACTATAATGGTAAGACATTTAAATTTATCCCTTCAGGAAGAAAAGGCTACCATGAATTGGCCGCGGCCTTGATGCAAGGTAAATTGAGCTACCCAACAACAATTTTCTTAGATGAAAAAATGAACATGCTTTCCCCTGTCCCGGGCTATCAAAAACCTGACCCATTTTTAAACATCGCCAGATATTTTGGTGATGATATTTATTTGGAAAAAGATTGGAAAACCTATAGTGGTCAAGGGAAATAA
- the lysA gene encoding diaminopimelate decarboxylase, protein MMRNADLLKIAKTYGNPVYVYDSEKIISQFNRLTNAFKGVNQLKLNYAAKALSNIAILRLMNSLGSGLDTVSIQEVQLGLLAGFKPESIIFTPNGVSLEEIEEAAKLGVQINIDNLSVLEQFGGKHPDIPVCIRINPHVMAGGNSNISVGHIDSKFGISIHQIPHLLRIVELTKMNINGIHMHTGSDILDIDVFLYASEILFETAKNFKNLDFIDFGSGFKVPYKEGDIETNIEELGKKLTGRFNEFCKEYGKELTLAFEPGKFLVSEAGHFLAKVNVVKQTTSTVFASVDSGFNHLIRPMLYGASHTIENISNPQGRERYYSVVGYICETDTFGNNRRINEISEGDILCFKNAGAYCFTMASNYNSRYRPAEVLWHDDKAHLIRERETFDDLIKNQVDVKDLFVPEKVKVAVK, encoded by the coding sequence ATAATGAGGAATGCTGATTTATTGAAAATCGCCAAAACATACGGCAACCCGGTATACGTTTATGATTCTGAAAAAATAATTTCACAATTCAATAGGTTGACCAATGCTTTTAAAGGTGTTAATCAATTAAAGCTTAACTATGCTGCCAAGGCACTTTCAAACATTGCCATTTTGCGCCTTATGAACAGTTTGGGCAGTGGTTTGGATACCGTTTCTATCCAAGAAGTGCAATTAGGCCTATTGGCAGGGTTTAAACCTGAGTCAATTATTTTTACCCCAAATGGTGTTTCTCTTGAAGAGATTGAAGAAGCCGCAAAATTGGGCGTGCAAATAAATATTGACAATTTATCTGTGCTTGAACAGTTCGGGGGAAAACATCCTGATATTCCTGTTTGCATTAGAATTAATCCGCATGTTATGGCGGGTGGTAATTCCAACATTTCAGTTGGCCATATAGATTCTAAATTTGGAATAAGTATTCATCAAATACCACATCTACTTAGAATTGTGGAATTAACAAAAATGAATATCAATGGTATTCATATGCATACAGGTAGCGATATTCTGGACATTGATGTATTTCTTTACGCCTCGGAAATTCTTTTTGAAACGGCCAAAAATTTCAAAAATCTAGATTTCATTGATTTTGGTAGCGGCTTTAAAGTACCTTATAAAGAAGGAGACATTGAAACCAATATTGAAGAATTGGGTAAGAAATTGACCGGCAGATTCAATGAATTTTGTAAAGAATATGGCAAAGAGCTCACATTGGCATTTGAACCCGGTAAGTTTTTGGTAAGTGAAGCCGGGCACTTTTTGGCAAAAGTCAATGTCGTAAAACAAACTACATCAACAGTTTTTGCCAGTGTAGACTCAGGTTTCAACCATTTGATAAGACCCATGCTATATGGAGCATCTCACACAATCGAGAACATTTCCAATCCTCAAGGTCGTGAAAGGTACTACTCAGTGGTAGGTTATATCTGTGAGACAGATACCTTTGGAAACAATCGCAGAATAAATGAGATTTCAGAGGGTGATATTCTTTGTTTTAAAAACGCCGGTGCTTATTGTTTCACTATGGCCAGCAATTACAATTCAAGATACAGGCCAGCAGAAGTTTTATGGCACGATGACAAAGCTCATTTAATCAGGGAAAGAGAAACTTTTGATGACTTAATTAAAAATCAGGTAGATGTCAAAGATTTATTTGTACCTGAAAAGGTCAAAGTAGCCGTAAAATAA
- the guaB gene encoding IMP dehydrogenase: MEAHQNKILGEGLTYDDVLLVPAFSEVLPREVSIKTKFTRNISINVPIVSAAMDTVTESRMAIAIAQEGGIGVLHKNMTIEQQAMKVRKVKRAESGMIIDPVTLPSTALVKDAKANMKEFSIGGIPIVDKMGKLIGIVTNRDLRFEKNNERPLSEVMTSENLVTVGEGTSLAEAEDILQENKIEKLPVVDANNKLVGLITFRDITKLTQKPSANKDHFGRLRVAAAIGVTGDAVERAAALVNAGVDAVVIDTAHGHTKGVVNVLKEVKNKFHKLEVIVGNIATGAAAKYLVEAGADAVKVGIGPGSICTTRVVAGVGFPQFSAVLEVASAIKGSGVPVIADGGIRYTGDIPKAIAAGADTVMLGSLLAGTKESPGETIIYEGRKFKSYRGMGSVEAMKHGSKDRYFQDVEDDIKKLVPEGIVGRVPYKGELYESIHQFVGGLRAGMGYCGAKDIETLKESGRFVKITASGINESHPHDVTITKESPNYSR, translated from the coding sequence ATGGAAGCCCACCAAAATAAAATTCTCGGAGAAGGTTTAACTTATGATGACGTACTTCTCGTACCTGCCTTTTCAGAAGTTCTTCCGAGAGAAGTAAGTATCAAAACAAAATTTACAAGGAATATTAGCATAAATGTGCCTATCGTCTCTGCTGCGATGGACACAGTTACAGAATCCCGAATGGCAATTGCAATTGCCCAAGAAGGGGGTATAGGAGTTCTGCATAAAAACATGACGATAGAGCAACAGGCCATGAAAGTGCGCAAAGTAAAACGTGCGGAAAGTGGTATGATCATAGATCCAGTCACTCTTCCATCAACGGCTTTGGTGAAAGATGCAAAAGCGAACATGAAGGAATTTAGTATTGGAGGAATACCGATTGTTGATAAAATGGGAAAGCTCATAGGAATCGTTACCAATAGGGATTTACGGTTCGAAAAAAACAATGAGCGCCCATTGTCAGAGGTTATGACTTCTGAAAACCTCGTAACGGTTGGTGAAGGTACTTCTTTGGCTGAAGCGGAAGATATTCTTCAAGAGAATAAAATTGAGAAATTACCAGTAGTTGATGCCAATAATAAGTTGGTGGGTTTAATCACTTTTAGAGACATTACGAAACTTACACAGAAACCAAGTGCTAACAAGGATCATTTTGGTAGACTTAGGGTGGCTGCTGCCATTGGAGTCACGGGTGATGCCGTTGAAAGAGCAGCTGCGTTGGTTAATGCAGGTGTAGATGCTGTGGTCATTGATACTGCCCATGGACATACAAAGGGAGTGGTTAATGTGTTGAAAGAGGTAAAAAATAAATTCCACAAACTTGAAGTTATTGTGGGCAATATTGCCACGGGAGCGGCTGCAAAATATTTGGTTGAAGCTGGCGCCGATGCCGTAAAAGTGGGAATAGGTCCGGGTTCGATATGTACAACCAGAGTGGTTGCAGGGGTTGGCTTTCCACAGTTTTCAGCTGTATTGGAGGTTGCTTCGGCAATAAAAGGCAGTGGTGTTCCTGTAATTGCTGATGGCGGGATACGGTATACTGGAGATATTCCTAAAGCGATAGCCGCCGGAGCGGATACGGTAATGCTTGGGTCATTACTTGCTGGTACAAAAGAATCACCGGGAGAAACTATTATATACGAAGGAAGAAAATTCAAATCATATCGTGGAATGGGTTCGGTTGAGGCCATGAAGCATGGTTCTAAAGATCGTTATTTCCAGGATGTTGAAGATGATATTAAAAAATTAGTGCCTGAGGGTATAGTTGGTCGTGTTCCATATAAAGGTGAGTTATACGAAAGTATTCATCAGTTTGTGGGAGGTCTTCGTGCAGGGATGGGCTATTGTGGAGCTAAGGATATTGAAACCTTAAAAGAATCGGGCAGATTTGTAAAGATTACAGCAAGTGGCATTAACGAGAGTCATCCCCATGATGTGACGATTACTAAAGAATCACCAAACTATAGTAGGTAA